In the Methylomonas rhizoryzae genome, one interval contains:
- a CDS encoding sulfate ABC transporter substrate-binding protein: MTAHHPLKPLLLALALFAGSGSAGADRTLLNVSYDPTRELYQAFNKEFIQHWKSKTGEDIEVQQSHGGGGKQTRAVIDGLEADVVTLALSYDIDQISAKAGLLPKDWQNRLPNHSVPYTSTIVFLVRKGNPKQIKDWDDLAKDGVSVITPNPKTSGGARYNYLAAWAFAEKRYGGKEAAKDFVKKLFKNVPVLDSGARGSTTTFIQRGIGDVLITWENEAFLALKEYGAAEFEPVVPPLSIKAETPVAIVDKIVDKNGTRDLAEAYLNYLYTPIGQKLVAKHFYRPALPEHAEAADLARFAKLELITVDGQFGGWVKAQAEHFDDGGSFDQIYTP; encoded by the coding sequence ATGACAGCGCATCATCCTCTCAAGCCACTGCTATTGGCATTGGCGCTATTTGCCGGCAGCGGCAGTGCCGGCGCGGACCGGACTTTACTCAACGTCTCCTACGATCCGACCCGGGAACTTTACCAAGCCTTCAACAAGGAATTCATTCAACATTGGAAAAGCAAAACCGGCGAAGACATCGAAGTGCAACAATCGCACGGCGGCGGCGGCAAACAAACCCGCGCCGTGATCGACGGTTTGGAGGCCGACGTGGTAACCCTGGCCTTGTCGTATGACATCGACCAAATCTCCGCCAAGGCCGGCTTGCTGCCCAAAGACTGGCAAAATCGCCTGCCCAACCACAGTGTGCCTTATACCTCGACCATCGTGTTTTTGGTCCGCAAAGGCAATCCCAAACAAATCAAAGATTGGGACGATCTGGCGAAAGACGGGGTATCGGTGATTACCCCCAACCCTAAAACCTCCGGCGGCGCCCGTTACAACTACTTGGCCGCATGGGCCTTTGCGGAAAAACGTTACGGCGGCAAAGAAGCGGCTAAGGACTTTGTCAAAAAGCTGTTTAAAAACGTGCCGGTACTGGATTCCGGCGCGCGCGGCTCGACCACGACCTTTATCCAGCGCGGTATCGGCGACGTGTTGATCACCTGGGAAAACGAAGCCTTTTTGGCGCTGAAGGAATACGGTGCGGCGGAATTCGAACCGGTAGTCCCGCCGCTGAGCATCAAGGCGGAAACTCCGGTCGCCATAGTCGACAAAATCGTCGACAAAAACGGCACCCGCGACTTGGCCGAGGCTTATCTGAATTATCTGTACACGCCGATAGGACAAAAATTGGTAGCCAAGCACTTTTACCGCCCGGCCTTGCCGGAACATGCGGAGGCCGCCGATCTGGCGCGCTTCGCCAAGCTGGAACTGATCACGGTGGACGGCCAATTCGGCGGTTGGGTCAAAGCTCAAGCCGAGCATTTCGACGACGGCGGTAGCTTCGATCAAATTTATACGCCTTAA